The Hahella sp. HNIBRBA332 genome window below encodes:
- a CDS encoding PAS domain-containing sensor histidine kinase, whose translation MSDLSTDVEQTTNRLFRVYNHYRVTVGIILVSALYLQSSSSVNQYLSPFYFEVSVICYLAIHVFTGFLLLAGFRPEIRHAMVSVVLELLLISAMLLFGTGVSSGLGNMVVISVAAGNIILRGQLGTLLAAIASLGVVSQEIFRMAAQYSDVDNVFRAGILGVVYFATALLVKNLSIRIATSENLARKRAQNILELERLNHQIIQRMLTGIIVADEKGAVRMANQAAQSLLSVDETHELTSLPEDLLLRLQEWQEDSSKKTTPFRGSANRAPIQANFAILQKEEGQDILIFLEDTGKIAQQAQQLKLASLGRLTAGIAHEIRNPLGAASHAAQLLLESQELTPPDKQMAEIILRHATRMNGIIENVLSLSRRKISSPQMLTLIPWLTDFVCDYTAAGTRDAEIEILPLKGDIHGRFDPNHLNQILNNLVGNGLRYSKQESTHSWVKLVVGEIEETGQAFIDVIDIGPGINEEQLNHLFEPFFTTDPKGTGLGLYLSKELCEANQAQLDYLTRQEGGGCFRITFPHPKRAI comes from the coding sequence ATGTCTGATTTAAGCACCGATGTAGAACAAACCACCAACCGGCTATTCCGGGTTTATAACCACTATAGAGTGACGGTGGGCATCATTCTGGTGAGCGCCTTATACCTGCAAAGCTCATCCAGTGTTAACCAATACCTGTCGCCGTTTTACTTTGAAGTCTCTGTCATCTGCTATCTGGCGATTCACGTATTTACGGGTTTTTTACTACTAGCAGGTTTCCGTCCCGAAATACGTCACGCCATGGTGTCGGTTGTTTTAGAGCTTCTCTTGATCTCTGCAATGCTTTTATTCGGGACAGGCGTTTCAAGCGGCTTGGGAAATATGGTGGTCATCAGCGTGGCCGCCGGCAATATAATTTTGCGAGGCCAGTTAGGCACATTACTGGCGGCCATAGCCAGCTTGGGGGTTGTTTCTCAGGAAATATTCCGAATGGCGGCGCAATATAGTGACGTGGATAACGTATTCCGCGCCGGCATTCTAGGTGTAGTATACTTCGCCACCGCACTGCTCGTTAAAAACCTGTCGATACGTATCGCCACTAGTGAGAACCTCGCCCGTAAACGCGCGCAAAACATCCTTGAACTTGAGCGTCTCAATCATCAGATCATACAAAGAATGTTAACCGGCATTATTGTCGCAGACGAAAAAGGCGCTGTGAGAATGGCCAATCAGGCCGCCCAAAGTTTACTCAGCGTTGATGAAACGCATGAGTTAACCTCATTACCAGAGGATTTACTGCTCCGATTACAGGAATGGCAGGAAGATTCAAGCAAGAAAACCACTCCTTTTCGAGGTTCGGCAAACAGAGCGCCTATACAAGCCAATTTCGCCATTTTGCAGAAGGAAGAAGGCCAGGACATTCTGATCTTTCTCGAAGATACAGGCAAAATCGCGCAACAGGCTCAGCAACTCAAATTAGCGTCATTAGGCAGACTAACTGCGGGCATCGCTCATGAAATTAGAAATCCGCTGGGGGCAGCCAGCCACGCCGCACAGTTGCTATTGGAGTCACAGGAGTTAACACCTCCCGACAAACAAATGGCGGAGATTATTTTACGACACGCCACCCGTATGAACGGCATCATCGAGAATGTACTGAGCCTGTCACGCAGAAAAATCAGCTCACCACAGATGCTAACTCTGATTCCCTGGCTAACGGACTTTGTGTGTGACTACACAGCTGCCGGCACGCGCGACGCAGAAATTGAAATACTCCCCTTAAAGGGCGACATACATGGCCGCTTCGACCCCAATCACTTAAATCAGATCCTCAATAATCTCGTGGGCAACGGGTTGCGCTACAGCAAACAGGAAAGCACACACTCCTGGGTTAAATTGGTCGTGGGCGAAATTGAAGAGACAGGGCAAGCTTTTATTGACGTAATAGATATTGGCCCGGGCATCAATGAGGAGCAACTAAATCATCTATTTGAGCCTTTTTTCACAACTGACCCCAAAGGGACAGGCTTGGGTTTATACTTATCCAAAGAGCTATGTGAAGCTAATCAAGCGCAATTAGACTATCTCACAAGACAGGAAGGGGGCGGCTGCTTCCGCATCACCTTTCCCCATCCGAAAAGAGCTATATAG
- the rluD gene encoding 23S rRNA pseudouridine(1911/1915/1917) synthase RluD, translating into MSHRIQQSLIVPAELGEQRLDMAASELMPEYSRSRIQSWIKQGALRVNGKQVKPKEKVIEGDQIELDVELEAQGDWEAQPIALDVVFEDEHLLVINKQADFVVHPAAGHSDGTVVNAVLHHCPALAELPRAGIVHRLDKDTTGLMVIAKTLVAHSSLVEQLQAREMGREYEAVVYGELTGGGMVDAAIGRHPQSRQKMAVTRGGKDAVTHYRLIRRWRGFTHLRLKLETGRTHQIRVHMAHINHSILGDPLYGSRPRLPKGLSADTIERLQSFGRQALHAKALELSHPTTGELLSWEVDLPEDMKNLLNRLDMEEEEAS; encoded by the coding sequence ATGAGTCATCGCATACAGCAGTCATTGATTGTTCCCGCTGAGCTTGGCGAGCAGCGGTTGGATATGGCTGCAAGCGAGCTAATGCCTGAATATTCAAGGTCCAGGATACAAAGCTGGATTAAGCAGGGAGCCCTGCGCGTCAATGGAAAGCAGGTTAAACCTAAAGAAAAGGTAATTGAAGGCGACCAGATTGAACTGGATGTCGAGCTGGAGGCGCAGGGTGACTGGGAGGCGCAGCCCATTGCACTGGATGTTGTTTTCGAAGATGAACACCTTTTGGTGATTAATAAGCAAGCGGACTTTGTTGTTCATCCCGCTGCAGGACATAGTGACGGAACGGTCGTTAATGCCGTTTTACATCACTGTCCTGCTTTGGCGGAACTTCCCCGCGCTGGCATTGTGCATCGGCTGGACAAAGACACGACCGGTTTGATGGTCATTGCGAAAACGCTTGTTGCGCACAGTTCTCTTGTTGAGCAGTTGCAGGCAAGAGAAATGGGGAGGGAGTATGAGGCTGTCGTATACGGCGAGTTAACTGGCGGAGGAATGGTTGACGCCGCGATTGGCAGGCATCCGCAGAGTCGCCAGAAGATGGCGGTGACCCGTGGAGGAAAAGATGCGGTGACCCACTACAGGCTGATACGACGCTGGCGAGGCTTTACACATTTGAGGTTGAAGCTGGAAACAGGGCGAACGCACCAAATTCGCGTGCATATGGCGCACATTAACCACTCTATATTAGGCGATCCGCTATACGGGAGCCGCCCGCGCCTTCCGAAAGGGCTGTCGGCGGATACTATTGAGCGCCTGCAATCTTTTGGCAGACAGGCGCTGCATGCGAAAGCCCTTGAGCTATCGCACCCGACAACTGGCGAATTGCTGAGCTGGGAAGTGGACTTGCCCGAAGATATGAAAAACTTGCTAAACCGCTTGGATATGGAAGAAGAGGAGGCTTCATAG
- a CDS encoding NAD+ synthase: MTQLKVAFAQIDCLVGDIPGNVDKVIEAAETAKTKYNADLVIFPELTLTGYPPEDLLLRASLQVRVEKALERILSSVKDIALVVGFPWREQGKLFNCAAFIDGGEIKAKYRKKCLPNYQVFDEKRYFEPGSETVVLPWRGFNLGISICEDVWEEGPIAATAAAGADFIVNINASPYDIAKHQQRRTLVQSRAVTNSVPILYVNMIGGQDELIFDGGSFAVNRHGRVCFSAPQFEEGIYLLELNDVIHGESQEAADQSPTMTVEESIYKALVTGVRDYVNKNRFKSVVIGLSGGIDSAVTLAVAVDAIGADRVRAVMMPFRYTSQMSLEDAEAEAKALGVQYDVVPIEPIYDQFMGALNPLFAGLDRDTTEENIQARIRGVILMGISNKTGALVLTTGNKSEMAVGYATLYGDMAGGYDVLKDVFKTMVFRLAWYRNTLSAVIPERVITRPPSAELAPDQKDEDSLPPYEILDEILSLYVEHDISADGIVAKGFDKETVYRVVRLVDINEYKRRQAPVGARITMRGFGRDRRYPITSGWKLGE; this comes from the coding sequence ATGACGCAGCTTAAAGTCGCTTTCGCACAGATCGACTGTTTGGTCGGGGATATACCCGGCAACGTAGATAAAGTCATAGAGGCCGCGGAGACGGCTAAGACAAAATATAACGCCGACTTGGTAATTTTCCCTGAGTTAACTTTGACCGGCTACCCGCCTGAAGATCTATTGCTGAGGGCTAGCTTGCAGGTCAGAGTCGAGAAAGCCCTGGAGCGGATCTTGAGTTCTGTGAAGGACATTGCGCTGGTCGTCGGTTTTCCTTGGAGAGAGCAGGGCAAGTTGTTCAATTGCGCAGCCTTTATTGATGGTGGCGAGATAAAGGCGAAGTATCGTAAGAAATGTTTGCCGAACTATCAGGTGTTTGATGAGAAGCGCTACTTTGAGCCGGGCTCTGAAACGGTGGTTTTGCCATGGCGAGGTTTCAATCTGGGCATTTCTATCTGTGAGGATGTGTGGGAAGAAGGGCCAATCGCTGCGACAGCCGCCGCAGGCGCTGATTTTATCGTCAATATAAATGCTTCTCCCTACGATATAGCCAAGCACCAACAACGGCGCACGCTTGTTCAGTCTCGCGCAGTGACTAATAGTGTCCCTATCCTGTATGTGAATATGATTGGCGGACAGGATGAGCTGATTTTTGATGGCGGTTCATTCGCGGTTAATCGTCATGGACGAGTTTGTTTTAGTGCGCCTCAATTTGAGGAAGGGATTTATCTGCTTGAGTTGAATGATGTCATTCATGGCGAAAGCCAGGAGGCTGCCGATCAGTCGCCCACTATGACGGTGGAGGAGAGTATCTATAAAGCGCTAGTGACTGGAGTCAGGGATTATGTGAATAAAAACAGGTTCAAATCGGTAGTCATCGGTTTGTCTGGCGGCATTGACTCTGCCGTTACCTTAGCTGTTGCTGTCGATGCGATTGGCGCTGATAGAGTGAGAGCGGTGATGATGCCTTTCCGCTATACCTCCCAAATGAGTCTGGAGGACGCGGAAGCGGAAGCAAAGGCGCTGGGCGTTCAGTATGATGTGGTTCCAATTGAGCCTATCTATGATCAGTTTATGGGAGCGTTAAATCCCTTGTTTGCTGGTTTGGATCGCGACACGACGGAAGAGAACATTCAGGCGCGCATACGTGGCGTTATTCTGATGGGGATTTCGAATAAAACTGGCGCACTAGTGTTGACCACTGGTAATAAAAGCGAAATGGCTGTTGGCTATGCGACTCTGTATGGCGATATGGCTGGCGGCTATGACGTTCTGAAGGATGTCTTTAAGACCATGGTGTTTCGCCTGGCTTGGTATCGTAATACGTTATCGGCAGTTATCCCTGAAAGGGTGATAACGCGTCCTCCGTCGGCTGAGCTGGCTCCGGATCAGAAGGATGAGGACAGCTTGCCTCCCTATGAGATCCTGGATGAAATACTGTCCTTGTATGTTGAGCACGACATTAGTGCTGACGGTATTGTTGCGAAAGGCTTTGATAAGGAGACGGTTTACCGAGTGGTGCGTTTGGTGGACATCAACGAATACAAGCGGCGCCAGGCTCCTGTGGGAGCAAGAATCACCATGCGAGGGTTCGGGCGGGATCGCCGTTACCCGATAACTTCCGGCTGGAAGCTGGGGGAGTGA
- a CDS encoding GspH/FimT family pseudopilin, protein MHRKGFTLIELLAVLAVLTITVGFGYPQLAHFIQKIKASSATNGLLNIINFTRIQAVTGGKAITLCPTPDGITCTSNWDNTLYVFSDTNWNKKIDANETIYRVQERNINYQLVWKGWGGQYYLRYQPDGTTYRQNGTFTLCTENKEYIRAIIINRGGRPLVARDANNDGIIELPENKTPLCS, encoded by the coding sequence ATGCACCGCAAGGGATTTACCCTCATTGAGCTTTTGGCTGTTCTCGCCGTCCTAACGATCACTGTCGGCTTTGGCTATCCCCAACTAGCTCATTTCATACAAAAGATAAAGGCAAGCTCCGCCACTAATGGGCTGCTGAATATAATTAACTTTACTCGCATTCAAGCTGTTACTGGCGGAAAAGCAATTACTTTATGTCCCACCCCCGATGGAATCACATGCACCAGTAACTGGGACAATACTCTATATGTATTTTCTGATACAAACTGGAATAAGAAAATCGATGCAAATGAAACCATATATCGAGTTCAAGAAAGAAACATAAATTATCAATTAGTTTGGAAGGGCTGGGGCGGACAATACTACCTAAGGTATCAGCCAGACGGGACCACTTATCGCCAGAATGGCACATTCACGCTGTGTACAGAGAATAAAGAATATATCCGAGCAATTATAATTAATCGTGGCGGTAGACCTCTCGTTGCAAGAGATGCAAACAATGACGGGATAATTGAGCTGCCCGAGAACAAAACTCCGTTGTGTTCTTAG
- the pgeF gene encoding peptidoglycan editing factor PgeF has protein sequence MGAGRLQLIQPDWPVPTNIRALVTTRAGGVSQREFASMNLGGHVGDDAVAVETNRRFLAQEVGLPVDRFHWLEQVHGVDVVVLKGVRPVQSHTGDAAFTTQLQQACCILTADCLPVLFAAADGSAVAAAHAGWRGLAAGVLENTAKYFSEQTELLVWLGPAISQTAFEVGQDVMDAFVAQEPESATCFIPSSSNAGKWCADLYALARLRLHRLGVTRIFGGDYCTYTDSGRFFSYRRDGVTGRMASVIWLASSP, from the coding sequence ATGGGTGCCGGCAGACTGCAGTTGATTCAACCTGACTGGCCTGTTCCCACGAATATCCGAGCGCTGGTGACGACGCGAGCAGGCGGAGTCAGTCAGCGGGAATTCGCCAGCATGAATCTTGGCGGCCACGTTGGAGACGATGCTGTTGCTGTTGAAACTAACAGACGTTTTCTTGCTCAGGAGGTGGGCCTGCCTGTTGATCGCTTCCATTGGTTAGAACAGGTGCATGGCGTCGATGTGGTCGTGTTGAAGGGGGTAAGACCTGTCCAGTCACATACCGGTGATGCAGCGTTTACTACTCAGTTGCAGCAGGCATGTTGCATCCTGACCGCAGACTGTCTTCCTGTTCTATTCGCAGCAGCAGATGGTTCTGCAGTGGCCGCAGCTCATGCGGGGTGGCGTGGACTGGCCGCCGGTGTATTGGAAAACACTGCAAAATACTTTAGCGAACAGACAGAATTGCTGGTTTGGCTTGGACCTGCGATTAGTCAGACTGCCTTCGAAGTTGGTCAGGATGTAATGGACGCTTTTGTCGCACAAGAGCCTGAGTCTGCTACTTGCTTCATCCCTTCATCGTCTAACGCCGGTAAATGGTGTGCGGACTTATATGCTCTGGCTCGGCTTAGGCTGCACAGACTTGGAGTTACACGAATCTTTGGCGGCGACTATTGCACCTACACGGATTCAGGCAGGTTTTTCTCCTATCGCAGAGATGGCGTAACAGGACGAATGGCGTCAGTTATTTGGCTTGCCTCATCTCCTTA
- a CDS encoding type IV pilin protein, which yields MKANKGFTLIELMIVIAVIGIIAAFAYPAYQDSIEKSRRRDAQAALQGFAQAMERHYTDSASYAGAAGTSGAPKDTGAPWIFPSKSPIDGSQSFYNLKVVSATATGYVLAAEPVNGQAGDGILVLKSTGARGWDRNNSAGGVVGGLGASPNEVEAGEWCWENSC from the coding sequence ATGAAAGCAAATAAGGGATTCACTCTGATCGAGCTTATGATAGTTATTGCTGTCATTGGAATAATTGCAGCCTTTGCATACCCAGCGTATCAGGACTCGATTGAAAAAAGTCGTAGGAGAGACGCGCAAGCGGCTCTCCAAGGATTTGCTCAGGCAATGGAGCGGCATTACACAGACTCTGCGTCTTATGCCGGTGCAGCAGGAACGAGTGGCGCTCCTAAGGATACTGGTGCCCCATGGATATTTCCGAGTAAGTCGCCAATTGATGGATCGCAGTCTTTTTATAATTTAAAAGTTGTTTCTGCAACTGCTACTGGTTATGTACTAGCGGCCGAGCCTGTTAATGGGCAGGCTGGCGATGGAATATTGGTCCTGAAATCAACTGGCGCTCGAGGCTGGGATCGAAATAATAGTGCAGGCGGCGTTGTTGGTGGCCTAGGCGCGTCTCCTAACGAAGTCGAGGCGGGGGAGTGGTGTTGGGAGAACTCTTGCTAA
- a CDS encoding outer membrane protein assembly factor BamD, with amino-acid sequence MKLVKFNSNMHPIRALFAMLAFLLLTACASAPPQVLSEKEYYDKAKSALDSGNFLEAARHLEDLETYHPFGRYAEQAQLDLIYAHYNSLNPERAESAAERFIRLHPESPHVDYAYYIKGLAAYYADLGLGPRFLPIDVNSRDPGRAKEAFRDFSTLVTNFPDSPYAADAEKRMLAIKERLAQYEMHVARYYIRRQAYVAAVARAQYVVENYPETPVVPEALSLMVELYRYLGMQRHADDALVLLAASYPDYKSFDANMRFSGSEFKEEDRNISSVFDFDFGLGD; translated from the coding sequence ATGAAATTAGTGAAGTTTAATTCAAATATGCATCCTATTCGCGCCCTTTTTGCCATGCTGGCCTTTCTTCTGCTGACAGCATGCGCCTCCGCCCCGCCACAAGTGTTGAGTGAAAAGGAATACTACGACAAGGCAAAATCCGCTTTGGACTCAGGCAACTTTTTGGAAGCAGCGCGTCACTTGGAGGATCTGGAGACTTACCATCCATTCGGACGCTATGCGGAGCAGGCGCAGCTGGATCTGATATACGCCCACTATAACTCGCTGAATCCAGAGCGAGCAGAGTCAGCGGCAGAGCGATTTATCCGCCTTCACCCTGAAAGCCCTCATGTAGATTATGCCTACTACATAAAAGGGCTGGCCGCCTATTATGCAGATTTGGGTTTAGGTCCAAGATTTCTCCCTATCGATGTTAATTCCCGTGACCCAGGACGTGCGAAAGAGGCCTTCAGAGATTTCTCGACCCTGGTCACTAACTTTCCAGACAGCCCCTATGCGGCTGACGCAGAAAAGCGCATGCTGGCGATAAAAGAGCGTCTGGCCCAATATGAAATGCATGTCGCACGCTATTATATTCGTCGCCAGGCCTACGTGGCCGCAGTAGCTCGCGCCCAATACGTCGTCGAAAATTATCCTGAAACGCCCGTCGTGCCTGAAGCGTTATCTTTAATGGTCGAGCTTTACAGATACCTGGGTATGCAGCGTCATGCCGATGACGCTTTAGTCTTGCTCGCCGCGAGCTACCCAGACTATAAATCTTTCGACGCCAACATGCGCTTCAGTGGCTCTGAATTCAAAGAAGAAGACCGCAATATCAGCAGTGTCTTTGATTTTGACTTCGGCCTTGGCGATTAG
- a CDS encoding sigma-54 dependent transcriptional regulator: MIKKVLIVDDEPDIRALLEITLSRMQIETRAAENITQAKQLLSEESFSLVLTDMNMPDGNGIDLVAHIQKQSSNTPVAVITAYGSIDTAISALKAGAFDFVSKPVDLARLRELVNSALKLSKNDAPKASPQVTQLLGESSTMDKLRGQIRKLARSQAPIYISGESGSGKEMVAKSIHEQGPRCEGPFVPVNCGAIPGELMESEFFGHKKGAFTGAVENKVGLFQAANGGTLFLDEVADLPLTMQVKLLRAIQEKAVRPVGEQKEIPIDVRILSATHKDLHNEVDEGRFRQDLFYRINVIELRVPSLRQRKEDIPLLANHFLKQLADECEIPNASISKAAMQKLESYYFPGNVRELENIMERAFTLCEDDVINEEDIHLPKTDTEGSAADAMELDVPEFDENKVNLEHFLENIEKQAIEKALEETRWNKTAAAKKLGISFRALRYRLKKLGME; the protein is encoded by the coding sequence ATGATAAAGAAAGTACTCATCGTTGACGACGAACCCGATATTCGCGCGTTACTGGAAATCACTTTAAGCCGCATGCAGATAGAAACACGGGCGGCTGAAAATATTACACAAGCCAAGCAGTTGCTAAGTGAAGAAAGCTTCAGCCTTGTACTGACTGATATGAACATGCCGGACGGCAATGGTATCGACCTTGTCGCCCACATCCAGAAGCAGTCCTCTAATACACCAGTAGCAGTCATTACAGCTTACGGTAGCATTGATACGGCCATTTCCGCACTTAAGGCTGGCGCCTTTGATTTTGTCTCTAAACCTGTAGATCTTGCCCGTCTGCGCGAGCTGGTTAACAGTGCACTGAAGCTGTCGAAAAATGACGCGCCCAAAGCATCCCCTCAAGTAACCCAATTGCTCGGCGAGTCATCCACCATGGACAAACTACGCGGGCAAATTAGAAAACTCGCGCGCAGTCAGGCGCCGATTTATATCAGCGGCGAGTCAGGCAGCGGTAAGGAAATGGTCGCCAAGTCGATTCATGAACAAGGGCCGCGATGCGAAGGACCTTTCGTGCCAGTCAACTGTGGCGCTATTCCCGGCGAGCTAATGGAAAGTGAATTTTTCGGCCACAAAAAAGGGGCATTTACCGGCGCAGTTGAAAATAAAGTGGGACTATTTCAGGCGGCAAACGGCGGAACCTTGTTTCTCGACGAAGTCGCTGATTTACCCCTAACGATGCAGGTGAAACTTCTGCGCGCGATTCAGGAAAAAGCGGTTCGTCCAGTCGGCGAACAAAAAGAGATCCCCATCGACGTTCGCATACTGTCCGCCACCCATAAAGATTTGCACAATGAAGTAGATGAGGGACGGTTTCGTCAAGACCTTTTCTACCGAATTAATGTCATTGAACTGAGAGTCCCAAGCTTACGCCAACGAAAAGAAGACATTCCGCTTCTTGCTAATCATTTTCTTAAACAACTGGCGGACGAGTGTGAGATCCCCAACGCTTCAATTAGCAAAGCCGCCATGCAGAAACTGGAATCTTATTATTTCCCTGGCAACGTTCGTGAACTCGAAAATATTATGGAGCGCGCCTTTACCCTATGCGAAGACGACGTCATAAACGAAGAGGACATCCACCTGCCTAAGACAGATACAGAAGGCTCAGCAGCAGACGCAATGGAACTAGATGTTCCTGAGTTCGACGAGAACAAGGTCAACCTTGAACACTTTCTTGAGAACATTGAAAAGCAAGCTATTGAGAAAGCACTTGAAGAAACTCGGTGGAATAAAACAGCGGCAGCCAAAAAGCTGGGAATCAGTTTTCGCGCCCTGCGCTATCGCCTGAAGAAACTAGGGATGGAGTAA